The Brevibacillus brevis genome contains a region encoding:
- a CDS encoding amidohydrolase gives MEEKLFARLQEIYPELVSFRRDLHMYPELSFQEENTAKKVADKLASFGIEVQTGVGGMGVVGLLKGGKPGKTVALRADFDALPIQDEKEVPYKSRIPGVMHACGHDIHTSGLLGVAQVLSEFRDELPGNVVFLHQFAEELPPGGAKAMVEAGCLEGVDVVYGAHVASELPVGTVGIGHGYITAAADSFEIVLYGKGGHGAYPHTSVDPIVLGSQVVMNLQQIASRQVDPLKQVVLSVCSFVGGGEAFNVIPDQVRLKGTVRTYDEEVRVAVEQSLKRIVEASCQAVGATCEIMYQRGYPATWNDETETPLFVAEAKRIFGEERVLKIPPGMGGEDFAYFAQERPATFFMVGGRNPEIQATYPHHHPKFDVDERSMLQTGQLFIAALLAYQARHQ, from the coding sequence ATGGAAGAAAAACTGTTTGCCCGGCTGCAGGAGATTTATCCAGAGCTTGTTTCATTCAGACGTGATTTGCATATGTATCCCGAGCTTTCCTTTCAGGAGGAAAACACAGCGAAGAAAGTAGCAGACAAGCTGGCTTCTTTTGGTATAGAAGTGCAAACAGGTGTAGGCGGTATGGGTGTTGTCGGTCTCCTGAAGGGAGGAAAGCCAGGAAAAACAGTTGCGTTGCGCGCTGACTTCGATGCCTTGCCCATTCAAGATGAAAAAGAAGTACCGTATAAGTCCCGCATTCCAGGCGTTATGCACGCGTGCGGTCACGATATACATACCTCCGGACTTTTGGGAGTCGCGCAAGTATTAAGCGAGTTCCGCGATGAACTCCCAGGAAATGTGGTATTCCTGCATCAGTTCGCGGAAGAGCTGCCACCTGGTGGCGCCAAAGCCATGGTGGAGGCGGGTTGTCTCGAAGGAGTCGATGTCGTGTATGGCGCGCATGTTGCCTCCGAGCTTCCCGTAGGCACTGTCGGGATCGGTCATGGCTACATTACGGCAGCAGCAGACAGCTTCGAGATCGTCTTGTACGGAAAAGGCGGTCACGGCGCTTATCCTCATACCTCCGTTGATCCAATCGTATTGGGCAGTCAGGTTGTCATGAATTTGCAGCAGATTGCCAGCCGTCAGGTAGATCCGCTGAAACAAGTTGTTCTGTCTGTTTGCTCCTTCGTCGGCGGGGGTGAAGCGTTCAACGTCATTCCTGATCAAGTGAGGCTCAAGGGGACCGTCCGCACGTATGACGAGGAAGTGAGAGTCGCGGTCGAGCAATCTCTGAAACGTATTGTGGAAGCCAGTTGCCAGGCAGTCGGCGCTACTTGCGAAATCATGTATCAACGCGGCTACCCAGCTACTTGGAACGATGAGACAGAGACTCCCTTATTTGTAGCGGAAGCCAAACGTATTTTTGGTGAGGAGCGCGTATTGAAAATCCCTCCAGGCATGGGCGGAGAGGATTTTGCTTACTTTGCCCAAGAGCGCCCCGCTACCTTCTTCATGGTCGGTGGACGCAACCCGGAGATTCAGGCAACGTATCCGCATCATCATCCCAAATTCGATGTCGATGAGCGCTCCATGCTTCAAACCGGTCAGTTATTCATTGCAGCGTTACTTGCCTATCAGGCACGTCATCAATAA
- a CDS encoding ATP-binding protein produces MTSPTQPKNPRVLIIMLVSGILVLILTCVSIAISYFNTIQSVRLSIANQSMKAASTVADSLDVDAYQEFLRNPVKETPAYKRIEQQLNQAREQFGLLYLYTIQINEDRQSGRAMIVSRPPNAQQNFDIGIPIVLYPEHIQMIYEGSSTYYSDIIRDPDYGVYMSAGAPLRDREGRIIGIVGVDTDVAIVEDIGNDVVRSSIPVFAIQGLFVVVLIFLVLCMERWYQRAIKAAVGETEETYQDELRSVICSMRSIRHDFVNHMQVLYGLIECGYYPKARDYVQSLLKETKLLDLTVRFANPALMVLLHTKWEQAKSKQIVMQFEECSDPIDSIPSIDLIKILSNLIDNAIEAAELADGEKRVSIYFCCDEDHVIFRVENTGPEITPEQRARIFENGYTTKTEKKCGGRGTGLTIVDSVVHKHKGKIEVWSERGITRFTVRLPVK; encoded by the coding sequence ATGACGAGTCCAACACAACCAAAAAATCCCAGAGTTCTAATCATTATGCTCGTTTCTGGCATCCTTGTTTTGATCTTGACTTGTGTAAGCATCGCGATTTCCTATTTTAATACGATTCAATCCGTCCGACTCTCCATTGCGAATCAAAGCATGAAAGCCGCTTCTACAGTAGCAGACAGTCTAGATGTTGACGCGTATCAGGAGTTTTTACGAAATCCGGTAAAAGAGACCCCCGCCTATAAACGAATCGAACAGCAATTGAATCAAGCACGAGAGCAGTTCGGTCTGCTGTATTTATACACGATTCAAATCAATGAAGACAGGCAAAGTGGTCGCGCGATGATCGTCTCAAGGCCTCCAAATGCGCAGCAAAATTTTGATATCGGTATTCCTATTGTTCTATATCCTGAGCACATTCAAATGATTTACGAAGGATCATCAACGTACTACTCAGATATTATCAGAGATCCAGATTACGGGGTCTACATGTCTGCGGGTGCGCCGCTTAGAGATAGAGAAGGAAGAATCATCGGAATAGTCGGAGTAGATACGGACGTAGCCATCGTCGAGGACATTGGAAATGATGTCGTTCGTAGCAGCATTCCTGTTTTTGCGATTCAAGGTTTGTTTGTCGTCGTACTGATCTTCCTGGTTCTTTGCATGGAACGCTGGTACCAACGCGCCATCAAGGCAGCAGTTGGCGAGACGGAAGAAACTTACCAGGATGAATTGCGCTCAGTCATTTGTTCGATGCGCTCCATACGCCATGATTTCGTCAATCACATGCAAGTGCTCTACGGTTTGATCGAATGCGGATATTATCCAAAAGCACGAGATTACGTGCAGTCGTTGCTGAAAGAAACCAAGCTTTTGGACCTCACCGTGAGGTTTGCAAATCCTGCCTTAATGGTATTGCTTCACACCAAATGGGAGCAGGCTAAATCCAAACAAATCGTGATGCAATTTGAAGAATGTTCTGATCCAATCGATAGCATTCCTTCCATTGATCTGATCAAAATTTTATCGAATCTTATTGATAATGCGATTGAAGCGGCTGAGTTAGCGGATGGGGAAAAGCGAGTCAGCATTTATTTTTGCTGTGATGAAGACCACGTTATTTTCCGAGTGGAAAATACAGGACCGGAAATAACGCCAGAACAACGTGCACGTATTTTCGAGAATGGCTATACAACGAAAACAGAGAAAAAATGCGGTGGGCGCGGAACGGGTCTGACGATCGTAGATTCAGTTGTTCACAAGCACAAGGGGAAAATTGAGGTTTGGTCCGAGCGGGGAATCACGAGGTTTACCGTCCGGTTGCCAGTGAAGTAG
- the cysK gene encoding cysteine synthase A yields the protein MSVYQNITELIGNTPIVRLRRMVPEGAAEVFVKLEKFNPSGSVKDRAAYNLILTAEQAGLIQPGDTIIEPTSGNTGIGLAMNAAAKGYRAILVMPDNMSKERINILKAYGAEVVLTPSELRMPGAIAKAQELQKEIPRSFIPQQFENQANPDIHRTTTAEEIFAQTNGRLDAFVATAGTGGTITGTGEALREKLPELYIAVVEPKGSPVLSGGKPGPHKLVGTSPGFVPQILNTSIYNEIIQIADEDALQSMRQLAALEGILVGPSSGASVFAAITIAKRLGVGKRVVCIAPDTGERYLSMNLF from the coding sequence ATGAGCGTCTACCAGAACATTACCGAATTGATTGGAAATACGCCGATTGTTCGACTGAGGCGCATGGTTCCTGAAGGAGCAGCAGAAGTTTTTGTGAAGCTGGAGAAATTCAATCCGTCCGGGAGTGTGAAGGACCGTGCTGCCTACAATCTGATTTTGACGGCTGAGCAAGCGGGACTGATCCAACCGGGTGATACGATCATAGAGCCGACTAGCGGCAATACGGGAATCGGCTTAGCGATGAATGCCGCAGCAAAAGGCTATCGCGCGATTTTGGTCATGCCTGACAATATGTCAAAGGAACGGATCAATATTTTGAAAGCGTATGGGGCAGAGGTTGTATTGACACCGAGTGAGCTGAGGATGCCGGGGGCGATTGCCAAAGCGCAGGAGCTGCAAAAAGAAATCCCGCGCAGCTTTATTCCTCAGCAATTCGAGAATCAGGCAAACCCCGACATCCATCGAACGACGACGGCTGAGGAAATTTTTGCGCAAACGAATGGTCGACTGGATGCGTTTGTTGCCACAGCTGGGACGGGCGGAACGATTACCGGAACAGGCGAAGCGTTGCGGGAAAAGCTCCCGGAGCTGTATATTGCTGTCGTCGAACCAAAAGGCTCACCGGTTTTGTCTGGCGGAAAGCCTGGTCCACATAAACTGGTAGGCACAAGCCCTGGTTTTGTTCCACAAATCCTCAATACCAGCATTTATAATGAAATCATTCAAATCGCAGACGAAGACGCCCTACAAAGCATGAGGCAGCTTGCAGCGTTGGAAGGGATTCTCGTTGGCCCTTCATCGGGTGCCTCGGTCTTTGCTGCCATCACGATTGCCAAAAGGCTGGGAGTGGGTAAGCGGGTTGTTTGCATTGCGCCTGACACGGGGGAGCGGTATTTGAGTATGAATCTTTTCTAA
- the mraY gene encoding phospho-N-acetylmuramoyl-pentapeptide-transferase translates to MSNQIIPALIAFIVVSILSPLLIAVLRKLRLIQPIRKELPSDHQLKNGTPLMFGIILFVGIIVSILFSPTPIMYFLSITYILFSFVGFLDDFWKASRQDPGGISGKTKLIFQFTFTGTLLFYVINELGVDTSIDIFKHISLDLPMVLYVIVITLFVVGSANAINFTDGLDGLLGVVAIPTYFFFFMVSDRLEVQIFCLVMIGCLLGFLIYNIYPAKAFMGDTGSLAIGGSLSFLAVLEKVEILIPILFFIYFAEQLSVILQVSSFKLTHKRIFRMTPIHFHFRLKYGWSETTIVAIFGLISWFCAFICLVYWRFFLNP, encoded by the coding sequence GTGAGTAATCAAATAATCCCAGCGTTAATTGCTTTTATAGTCGTTTCAATTTTATCTCCACTATTAATAGCCGTTTTGAGAAAGCTTAGGCTCATTCAACCGATAAGAAAAGAGCTTCCTTCAGATCATCAGTTAAAAAATGGAACCCCGTTAATGTTTGGAATTATTCTGTTTGTTGGAATTATCGTATCAATTCTTTTTTCACCTACTCCAATCATGTATTTTTTGTCTATTACCTACATTCTTTTTAGTTTTGTCGGGTTTTTGGACGATTTTTGGAAGGCTTCTCGGCAAGATCCAGGAGGGATATCGGGTAAGACCAAACTTATTTTTCAATTTACGTTTACGGGTACTTTGCTTTTTTACGTGATCAACGAGCTAGGCGTAGACACCAGCATTGATATTTTTAAACATATTTCATTGGATCTTCCAATGGTGTTATACGTCATTGTCATTACCTTATTTGTCGTAGGTTCTGCAAATGCTATAAATTTCACGGATGGATTAGACGGTCTTTTAGGAGTTGTTGCAATCCCTACATACTTTTTCTTTTTTATGGTCTCAGACAGATTAGAGGTACAAATTTTTTGTTTAGTTATGATTGGATGTTTACTCGGCTTTCTCATTTACAATATATATCCTGCCAAAGCTTTTATGGGGGATACGGGATCATTAGCGATAGGAGGATCGCTTTCATTTCTTGCTGTTCTTGAGAAAGTTGAAATTTTAATTCCCATTTTATTCTTTATATATTTTGCTGAACAACTTTCGGTTATTTTACAAGTTTCCTCCTTTAAACTTACTCATAAGCGTATTTTCAGAATGACACCGATTCACTTTCACTTTCGCTTAAAATATGGGTGGTCCGAAACTACAATTGTAGCGATTTTTGGACTTATTTCGTGGTTTTGTGCTTTTATCTGTTTAGTTTACTGGAGATTTTTCCTAAATCCATAA
- a CDS encoding FAD-dependent monooxygenase: MSNEKHALIIGAGLSGLASALALKQLGWQVTLFEQAKEHKGIGAGIVLAANAMKALDRLGVGQEVRELGAAVRSARIRDWKGNLLVELPVAEQAERYGADSYLIHRADLQQALLAKISTHELVLGKQFVSFSQEEERVQAAFADGSGTHGTILIGADGIHSRVRKRLFGEESMRYSGYTAIRGIATYQDPRYPLESGGGFEAWGRGIRFGFSHIGNNRIHWFAAINAPEGEKDGPLGRKRETLRRLEGWYEPVRAVIEATEDTAILRHDIYDRVPLRRWSEGRVTLVGDAAHPMLPNLGQGAGQGMEDALVLARCLAEADTDSAHALRMYEEKRKKRANAIVKGSRLMGAVTQWENPLAVAARHFLLKTIPARIQSRRLDWIVGHEV, from the coding sequence ATGAGCAACGAAAAACACGCACTGATCATCGGGGCAGGCTTGAGCGGGCTCGCATCAGCGCTTGCCTTGAAGCAATTGGGCTGGCAAGTGACGCTTTTTGAGCAGGCAAAGGAGCATAAAGGCATCGGTGCTGGAATCGTTTTGGCTGCCAATGCCATGAAAGCACTGGATAGGCTGGGAGTTGGACAGGAAGTGCGCGAGCTTGGGGCAGCTGTCCGTTCAGCGCGGATTCGCGACTGGAAGGGAAATTTGTTAGTCGAGTTGCCTGTTGCGGAACAAGCAGAACGGTACGGGGCTGACAGCTACTTGATTCATCGGGCTGATCTACAGCAGGCACTTTTGGCAAAAATCTCGACGCATGAATTGGTTCTCGGCAAGCAGTTCGTTTCTTTTTCTCAAGAAGAGGAAAGAGTTCAAGCCGCTTTTGCAGATGGATCAGGTACACATGGGACGATTCTGATCGGAGCGGACGGGATTCACTCTCGTGTACGGAAGAGACTGTTCGGTGAAGAGTCGATGAGATACTCGGGGTACACGGCGATTCGCGGGATTGCAACTTACCAAGACCCTCGTTATCCACTGGAATCAGGAGGAGGCTTTGAAGCATGGGGCAGGGGGATTCGTTTTGGGTTTTCCCATATCGGCAACAATCGAATTCATTGGTTTGCCGCCATCAATGCACCTGAGGGAGAAAAAGATGGGCCGCTGGGCCGGAAGCGAGAGACGTTGCGCCGATTGGAAGGCTGGTATGAGCCAGTACGTGCAGTGATTGAGGCGACAGAGGATACAGCCATCTTGCGGCATGATATTTACGACCGTGTACCACTCAGGAGATGGAGTGAGGGCCGGGTGACATTAGTAGGCGATGCGGCACATCCGATGCTGCCGAATCTGGGGCAAGGAGCAGGCCAAGGCATGGAAGACGCACTCGTGCTGGCCAGATGCTTGGCAGAAGCAGACACGGACTCGGCTCACGCTTTGCGCATGTATGAAGAGAAACGAAAGAAGCGGGCGAATGCGATTGTGAAAGGTTCCCGCTTGATGGGGGCAGTCACCCAATGGGAAAATCCGCTGGCCGTCGCGGCTCGTCATTTCCTGCTAAAAACGATCCCTGCCCGTATCCAGAGCAGAAGACTGGATTGGATTGTCGGACACGAGGTGTGA
- a CDS encoding MFS transporter has product MNPRVFILAIATFVVGTVELIIGGTLDLIARDLQVSISAAGQLITIFSLAFAVAAPLLLHVTRRVERKKLYLYALAAFFLSNVLAALSPSYAVLMTARILSAASSSILIVLSITIATSLVEPAYRGRAIGVIFMGISGSLVLGVPVGLALGNAFGWRAPFWLIAALSVVAMIFILLFLPKVQTAPPIPLRDQMTTLRSGKLFSALFIVLLMLTGHLTLYAYFTPYLQTTMNVDGTTLSWIYLLFGIAAVAGGGIGGWIADKWGATKSILFIIPVFGLIMCVLPFFTGSLYLFLPIMAIWSALSWAISPAQQNYLITCSPATADIQLSLNTSAQHLGIALGSLAGGLVVERSSVIYTPWVGAVFVLLSFGFAFYSISRPFQAQESQVVQPSPGQNA; this is encoded by the coding sequence TTGAATCCACGTGTCTTCATCTTAGCGATTGCTACCTTTGTCGTTGGTACGGTGGAATTGATTATCGGTGGTACGCTCGATCTGATTGCTCGTGATCTTCAGGTATCGATTAGCGCTGCCGGACAATTAATCACCATATTCTCGCTTGCCTTTGCTGTTGCCGCTCCTCTGCTCCTGCATGTTACGAGGCGTGTCGAGCGCAAAAAGCTATACTTGTATGCATTAGCGGCCTTTTTCCTGAGTAATGTGCTCGCAGCACTTAGTCCGAGCTATGCTGTATTAATGACGGCACGCATTTTGAGCGCAGCAAGCAGTTCCATCCTGATTGTGCTGTCGATTACTATTGCGACGAGTCTTGTGGAACCTGCCTATCGAGGCCGTGCCATTGGCGTTATTTTCATGGGGATTAGCGGTTCGCTCGTGCTCGGCGTCCCTGTCGGACTGGCTCTGGGGAATGCCTTCGGATGGCGTGCCCCGTTCTGGCTGATTGCGGCTCTAAGTGTCGTTGCAATGATTTTTATCCTCTTGTTTTTGCCAAAAGTTCAAACGGCACCGCCGATTCCGCTACGTGATCAAATGACTACCCTCCGTAGCGGCAAGTTATTCAGTGCCTTGTTTATCGTCTTGTTAATGCTGACAGGTCACTTGACGCTGTATGCATACTTTACCCCTTATCTGCAAACGACGATGAATGTGGACGGAACGACACTGAGCTGGATTTATCTCTTGTTCGGGATTGCTGCCGTTGCAGGCGGTGGGATTGGCGGTTGGATTGCAGACAAATGGGGAGCAACCAAGAGCATTCTGTTCATCATTCCCGTGTTTGGCTTGATCATGTGTGTCTTGCCGTTTTTTACAGGCTCGCTTTATTTGTTCTTGCCGATCATGGCAATCTGGAGTGCGCTTAGCTGGGCTATTTCGCCAGCACAGCAAAACTATTTGATCACCTGCTCACCTGCTACCGCAGACATTCAATTAAGCTTGAATACCTCTGCCCAGCATTTAGGTATCGCCCTTGGCTCTCTGGCTGGCGGTCTCGTCGTCGAGCGATCATCCGTCATCTACACGCCTTGGGTTGGAGCCGTGTTCGTCCTGCTTTCGTTCGGGTTTGCCTTCTACTCGATTTCACGTCCATTTCAAGCACAGGAAAGCCAAGTAGTGCAGCCTTCGCCAGGACAAAATGCATAG